In Argopecten irradians isolate NY chromosome 11, Ai_NY, whole genome shotgun sequence, one DNA window encodes the following:
- the LOC138334890 gene encoding hydroxylysine kinase-like, translating to MCVTLALSSTYTETMENNNEETKPEVLLQEKGEIIKPLIPEGVVEDLVKNIYGLDVIRFKELNSYDDRNYHVTVHDQSRNPHIPKVWEDGYILKILNSMDSKRPVIVEAQINLLEHLRNKNISVPENVPTISGESMSLQKVFAERDPTDRENTPYGTYIVRLLKYIPGDILVNKPCTPGLLRNVGKFIGAFSNAIKGFHHPFYDTHSLVWSLVEFSKLKEFVFVVRDENNKRVVDEIISAFESDVFPKLGEFQRGVIHGDLNEQNILVEEVPGQEDVPQESRVYDVSGLLDFMDVTDTYPIFDVAINIAYMSIICDPSEQVDAGGHILAGLIPIFPLNDVELDVLQTSVCARLCQSLVMGAYANYQDPSNLYVLTTAEKGWPLLHKLWSTPKEVLKDRWQCLIDQ from the exons atgTGTGTCACACTAGCGCTGTCCTCTACGTATACTG AAACAATGGAAAACAACAATGAAGAAACAAAACCAGAAGTCCTGTTACAGgagaaaggggagataatcaaacCATTGATTCCTGAAGGGGTCGTTGAAGATTTggtaaaaaacatatatggccTAGATGTCATCAGGTTTAAGGAACTTAATAGCTATGACGACAGGAATTATCACGTGACTGTGCACGACCAATCAAGAAATCCTCATATTCCAAAAGTATGGGAGGAcggctacattttaaagatacTAAATAGCATGGACTCCAAGCGACCAGTTATTGTTG AGGCACAGATCAACCTTCTGGAGCATCTTCGGAATAAGAACATATCGGTGCCAGAAAATGTTCCCACGATTTCAGGAGAGTCTATGTCCCTACAAAAGGTGTTTGCAGAGAGAGACCCTACAG ACCGAGAAAATACCCCTTACGGTACATATATAGTTCGGTTACTGAAGTATATCCCTGGTGATATTCTGGTCAATAAGCCATGCACTCCTGGACTGTTACGCAATGTCGGTAAATTCATAGGAGCCTTTTCTAATGCAATAAAG GGCTTTCATCATCCATTTTACGACACCCATTCCCTCGTGTGGAGTCTGGTGGAATTTTCAAAGCTGAAGGAGTTCGTCTTTGTTGTGAGGGATGAAAACAACAAACGTGTAGTTGACGAAATCATATCGGCGTTTGAATCTGATGTCTTCCCAAAACTAGGGGAATTCCAAAGAG GTGTGATTCACGGAGACCTGAACGAACAGAACATCCTCGTCGAAGAAGTTCCCGGTCAGGAGGATGTTCCACAAGAATCACGTGTATATGACGTCAGTGGATTGTTGGATTTCATGGACGTAACCGATACGTACCCAATTTTTGACGTTGCCATAAACATTGCTTATATGTCCATCATTTGTGATCCTTCCGAACAAGTTGACGCTGGTGGACATATTTTAGCGGGGCTGATACCTATCTTCCCTTTAAATGATGTCGAGTTGGATGTGCTACAGACTTCAGTATGTGCTCGTCTGTGTCAGTCGCTGGTCATGGGAGCATACGCTAATTACCAGGACCCTTCTAATCTGTACGTACTGACCACAGCCGAGAAAGGCTGGCCACTCCTACACAAGCTCTGGAGCACACCCAAAGAGGTTCTAAAGGACAGATGGCAGTGCCTTATCGATCAATAA
- the LOC138334891 gene encoding uncharacterized protein, which translates to MHNNHRAWTKMAATPSNVGRDNVCGVLLVTIVTAVVLALFVLQILPIFIAALARCKNVCGIVTISTIGLIIQSILAFALYKGITGCHCHLDFRFFNNSFLINDLHELDTDSNSNSMNCCGNFRFTSILLSVINFIVLIHQKLVNNVINYGQRVVLYCAMVYLSVMVCVMGWVYWTPGRSGTTVSIIRSFSDIVLPICPQQARGHILAVVVEAVCIYAPALYILLAPRNQENGQPFLYWECTIFKNCLAADGSHCNVCCGANELMRDSLFFYALIILFIRPIVYIYYFFNDEHLAEIFAFGCNMLISIVISINATPYLNRIFKKNHNDIYNDVITATSKI; encoded by the exons ATGCATAACAACCATCGTGCATGGACAAAAATGGCTGCTACCCCGTCGAATGTCGGACGTGATAATGTTTGTGGAGTATTACTTGTCACAATAGTTACTGCCGTTGTTCTGGCTTTGTTTGTGTTACAAATCTTACCCATATTTATAGCAGCACTGGCACGGTGTAAGAACGTATGTGGAATTGTGACAATATCGACGATTGGATTGATCATTCAAAGCATTTTGGCTTTTGCTCTATATAAAGGCATAACGGGTTGTCATTGTCATCTTGACTTCCGCTTCTTCAATAACTCATTTCTAATTAATGACCTCCATGAACTAGACACAGACAGCAATTCAAATTCTATGAACTGTTGTGGAAACTTTCGATTCACATCTATTCTGTTATCAGTAATTAACTTCATCGTTTTAATACATCAGAAATTGGTGAATAATGTCATCAACTATGGACAAAGAGTGGTGCTTTATTGTGCGATGGTATACTTGTCTGTTATGGTATGTGTTATGGGCTGGGTCTATTGGACACCGGGACGAAGTGGAACAACCGTTAGTATTATAAGGTCCTTTAGTGATATTGTACTACCAATCTGTCCACAACAAGCCCGTGGACATATCCTTGCAGTTGTAGTGGAGGCAGTGTGCATATACGCTCCAGCATTATATATCTTACTGGCACCACGGAACCAGGAAAACG GACAACCGTTTTTGTATTGGGAATGCACGATATTCAAGAACTGTTTAGCAGCTGATGGCTCACATTGCAATGTTTGTTGTGGAGCAAATGAACTCATGAGAGATTCTTTGTTCTTTTACGCTTTGATAATACTGTTTATAAGACCTATcgtatacatatattatttcttTAACGATGAGCATTTAGCAGAGATTTTCGCATTTGGCTGCAATATGCTGATCTCTATAGTTATTTCTATAAACGCTACCCCGTATCTAAACAGAATATTCAAGAAGAATCACAATGACATTTATAATGATGTTATAACAGCtacatcaaaaatataa
- the LOC138334889 gene encoding solute carrier family 23 member 2-like produces the protein MCTFFQSTLGIRLPVYQGPITYYILPLLSLSSLPEWKCPETPSLLNMTINTNISDYAKNQQSFEQTHVLPKLQVLGGSLMLAGIVHMLVGMTGMVGILLRFIGPLTIVPTLILVSIPQAYVLVKFCEPSWAVAVITALTTLVLSMYLDRKNVPVPIWKKGRGFIILHYPLHKVLSVLIGTIIGLCLSAILTAAKVYSDDVTSVEYRARIDSAASGISSAPWFYMPYPGQFGYPTFSVGIFVTYLIPTLISILDSIADYYACARVAQVPPPPFHAVSRGLATEGFFSFLAGCVGVGHATTTYGPNIGIIGMTKVGSLRVFQMFGLQLVLVAILAKLSACFVTIPYPVIGGMTFILTGSFFGIIFSNLSHVNLNSNRNLVVIGMSLVCGLMIPHWAKQNIDKLDTGTRQLTDLVRILLTNSNFIGGFVACLLDNTLPGTLKERGMLSWTDAGDNAQSAEYEERVAVYDIPIITKILGKFRITSYIPISPTFRQKY, from the exons ATGTGTACATTCTTCCAGAGCACACTTGGCATTAG ATTACCGGTATACCAAGGTCCGATCACATACTACATTTTACCACTGCTCTCACTCTCTTCTTTGCCGGAATGGAAATGTCCTG AAACGCCCTCTCTGCTCAACATGACGATCAATACCAATATTTCGGACTATGCCAAGAATCAACAATCATTCGAACAGACGCATGTGCTTCCCAAACTGCAAGTG TTAGGAGGAAGTCTGATGTTGGCTGGCATTGTCCACATGCTTGTCGGAATGACGGGAATGGTTGGGATCCTACTACGGTTCATCGGACCACTGACCATCGTCCCTACACTCATCCTAGTGTCCATCCCACAGGCCTACGTACTGGTCAAGTTCTGTGAACCTTCCTGGGCAGTAGCGGTCAT AACAGCACTAACTACTTTGGTCTTGTCGATGTACCTGGACCGTAAAAACGTACCCGTGCCCATATGGAAAAAGGGCAGAGGCTTCATAATATTACACTATCCTCTTCATAAGGTCCTGTCG GTTCTAATTGGCACCATTATTGGTTTATGCCTGTCCGCCATACTGACTGCAGCTAAGGTATACAGTGATGACGTCACAAGTGTTGAGTATCGTGCCCGGATCGACTCTGCCGCCAGTGGTATATCGTCTGCTCCTTGGTTCTACATGCCATACCCAG GACAGTTTGGCTATCCAACATTCAGCGTGGGCATTTTTGTTACATATCTCATACCAACATTGATATCAATATTGGATTCAATTGCTGATTACTATGCATGCGCGAGGGTAGCTCAGGTACCACCTCCGCCGTTCCATGCTGTAAGCCGAGGATTAGCGACAGAGGGATTCTTCAGTTTTCTAGCCGGATGTGTCGGCGTAGGACACGCCACTACTACATATGGTCCTAACATCGGTATCATTGGAATGACCAAG GTTGGCAGTCTGCGAGTTTTTCAGATGTTCGGACTACAGCTAGTGTTGGTGGCCATACTTGCCAAGCTATCCGCTTGTTTTGTTACCATCCCGTATCCAGTCATAGGTGGAATGACCTTTATATTAACGGGGTCATTCTTCGGTATTATCTTCTCGAACCTCAGCCATGTTAATCTCAACTCGAACAGGAATCTAGTAGTTATTGGAATGTCACTTGTGTGTGGTCTTATGATTCCTCACTGGGCGAAACAAAACATCGATAAGTTAGATACAG GTACACGTCAGCTTACAGACCTAGTGAGAATACTGTTGACCAACTCCAACTTCATCGGAGGGTTTGTAGCCTGTCTACTCGATAACACATTACCGG GTACCCTAAAGGAAAGAGGGATGCTCTCCTGGACGGATGCCGGAGATAATGCACAATCAGCAGAATACGAGGAACGCGTGGCTGTTTATGACATTCCAATCATTACAAAGATACTAGGGAAATTCAGAATAACATCTTACATCCCAATCTCTCCTACATTTAGACAAAAGTATTAA